gggggctgcaccGGGAGGGGCTCCACGTCTCGGGGCTGTCGGGTGGGGGGACACACAgagccccccccctccccatccttcccctCTCCGGGACCTGCGTTGGGgacggggaggggggggttgggaCATCGCGACCCCCCCCCAACTCCCCGCCTGCCTTCCGCTCGGGTTACCCCGCGGGGTTCGGGTTTCTCATATTGCACCTGCCGGGGGGGAGGGTCAATGCTTGGGGTTGTGCTGTGTCTGTGGGGTTGTGCCTTTGTACATCGTGGGGGGGGGAAGCTTTAGGCTGCAGAGCCGTCCCGTCTCCCCCCGTTGCCCCTCATGGCgttgctccccccccccccccccaaccttcCTGCGCTGTTGCTGCAAACACCTGTGAactcagagcaaagcaaaagcaaagggCGATCCTGAGTGCGGAGGGGGGGTCCGGGGTAGGGGAAGAACCGGCAgtgaaccccccccccccacccattgCTTGTTaatcccagcagctctgctgccgGAGGGGCCCTCGGGGGTGAGCGCTGCCCTCGGTTAATCGCTTTTGTGCTTGTTAATGAGACGACCCCATGACGCGGCGGGTCGGGCGGGCAGGGCTGAGCACCCAGCGCTGACTCACCGTCTCTCCCCGCCCCAAAacgtgcctcagtttccctacGAGTCGCTGTGACGCGTCGGACACACGGACGGACCGACCGACCGACCGACGGCGATCAAAGTCCCCCATTGAACTCAACGGGGACGGGGAGAACCGGCGGTGTCAGCGCTCCGTCCTTCCCCCCCGCAGGTTCACCATGTTCAGCAAGAAATCCTACGACTCTCCCCCCACCATGTACGGCCCCCCCGGCGCTGATTACGGCTACGGTTCGCCCCCTCCGGGCTCTTACTACGTAGACGACGCTCCGCAGCACTTCTATAAGTGGACGTCGCCCCCCGGCGTGGTgcgggggctgcaggggggggTCCTGCTGCTCTGCGTTGCCATCTTTGCCTGTGTAGCATCCACGCTCGCTTGGGACTATGGCTACGGCCTGGGGGGGGCTTATGGCACCGGCTTGGGGGGGTTCTACGGTACCGGCTACTACGGCAGCTCGTTGGGCTACAGCTACGGCTACGGGAGCTACTATGGAGGGGTGAACCAACGCACGGCGAATGGCTTTATGATCGCTATGGCCGTGCTGTGCTTCCTGGCCCAGTTGGGGCTGTTGGTGGCTGCTCTCAGTAAATCAGGGGCCACACGCTCACGGCGATTCtacctggctgtgctggtgctgagcgctgtgctgGCCTTCGTCATGCTCATCGCATCCATCGTCTACATCATGGGGGTCAACCCGCAGGCACAGATGTCCAGTGGTTATTACTACAGCCCCTTGTTGGCCATGTGCAGCCAGGCTTATGGTGGCACCTACCTCAACCAGTATATCTACCACTACTGCACTGTGGATCCGCAGGAGGTGAGTgtgaaccccccccccaataatgATTTAAAGTCAGCCCTTTAAGGTTGTAGTGGGAGCAATTTGGGGTCAGAGTGTCCTGATGGAGATGAGGATGCGgtgtcccccccccataatGATTTAAAGGCAGAATGAGGTCGTAGGGGGAGCAATTTGGGGTCAGTGTGTCCTGATGGGGATGTGGTGTCCCCATTCTTAATGCCCCCCCCCAtttgtggtgctgctgcattgggtggaggggagggggatggCACCGTGTGGCCATCAAAGCACAGGAGTTTCGGGGAGGGGACAGGCTGTGCCCCAACACTGAGCTGCTCCCGGGTACTTTGGTCTCCAGGCTTGTAAAAGGACTTGAGCAGGGAGGGGAAGCCggactgtgctgtgctgtgctggttggggtcagtggggcagaaggcagcaggttCTGCACGGCCCCGGTTTCGGCTGGGGCCGTTGTAGGGTTCCTGTACAGTGCTGGGGTGGGACCGGTGCTGCTGGTTTGTGGCAGCCGGGCTGGATGTGCTGCATTCCTGCACCTTGAGCATAACACTGCTGCACcgtggaggaggggggggggacacaacatggtgctgtgctcagtgccccatagagctccatgCTCAGCTGACCCCAATGGAGGTGCAGTGTTGGGGTGTCCCCTCCGTCTGCTCCCATGATAAAACCCAGCCTTCAGCCCTACAAACCCCATGGTGGCTCTGTGTTGTGGACTGCCTGTCTAAcctatgggtgtctatggggggagAGCTGCCCCATTCAGCCCCACACGGGGGCTGGGTGAGTGCAGACCCCTTcagcccccccctccctgcttcccctccaggctgtggctgctgtctgTGGGTTCCTCATTGCCATCCTGCTCTGCCTCATCTGCTTCTTCGCCCAGAAGACACGCAGCAAGATCTGGCGCTATGGCAAAGCCAACATCTATTGGGACCGTGCACCCGTAGTGCAGGAGGGGCCCGATGTGGAGGAGTGGGTGAGTATaggggggcaatgggagcaTCCTCCTCCTACCCTGAGCAGGTTGGGAGCTGGGAACGTGGCTGTGCCCCATATCAGGAGCTCCTCCTGCTACAAACAGTGCTGTACCAGGAGCCGTGGGGCTGAACTCCTTCCCCAAGCAgcccttttatttcccttctctggcCCTAAAGGCAAACAGGGTTGGATCAGATGGGCCGGgggccagcagtgctgagcccgTCCCTTCTGTCCGCTCTGCACcggctgcaggcactgctgggtTTCGGTCTCGTCAATGATTAACTCTATgtgctgacacacacacagccatgtCTAGGTCCCACCtgcccattcccagccccatagggatgggTGTGATGTGCCAGGGGTCTGCAGGTTCTGCACCCCTCCGTGTCTGTGTGcccactgtttgcttttccttctgcacaaACATCTTTGTTcgggtttatttattttcattccacGTCCCTCCCCAGCCCGGCATTTCCTGCTCCTTGGGAGGGTTGGGGCACAGACCCCACACCCAACATAGTCCATAGCAGTGTATCCATCTCTACCAGTGCCCCATGGCAGCAGTATGGGGTGGTGCTGCCATACATGCAGGCAGGGAGTAATTttaatgcccccccccccccaaccttgAGGATGTCTCACTCTATGCATGTGGTTGGGGCGAAGCAGTGACCTTTGTGTGGGTGTGAGCTGCAGTCTGACATAGGGACCCGGCTGTCCCTGCACTGGTGGAGGACCagttgttggggggggggggggagatcACTTAATGATGGAGgaagaggcagaggaagggGCTCTGCTGGCCGGAGCTGGAGCTGACGTCCCCAAAGCCACCGTCCGGCCCCCAGCTGGGTCAGCATCCGGCACAAACAGCCACaaagggcaggaaggaaaaaggggggggggacaggAGAGGACATCCTTCCCAGGAGCCCCAAACCGGAGGCTGACAcctggggctgtgggaagggctgtggggtcccctgagctgtgggctgggacccccacagagctctgtgcagtgTAGCATGGGGGTTCCTGTGGGTCTGTGATCTCCCACCCCTAATGCAGGGGGGGTTTCTCCATCCCTATGGGGACGGTGCCCCCACCCCTTGGTGTCCGTGTCCCCCTGTGAGCTCTTGTTCTTATTGCAGGTGAAGAATGTGGCTGATGGGGCCAGTGTGCAGGACGAGACGGCCACTCTTGCCTACTCAGAGAAGCCCACCAGCCCCGTTGCTGCCCCCCCATACAGCTACGTGCCCCCCCCCAGCGCTGGGTATTACACCTCAGGCACCTACAGCAGCCGGGGGTGAGTGGCTGGGGGTCTTAGGGTTAGGGGTTGCCATATGGCCATGCTGatgtccctgtgtccctataGTGACCAGCCAGACCGTGCCCTCAGTACCAGCCCTGtgcaggcagaggaggagg
The DNA window shown above is from Coturnix japonica isolate 7356 chromosome 28, Coturnix japonica 2.1, whole genome shotgun sequence and carries:
- the OCLN gene encoding occludin, which encodes MFSKKSYDSPPTMYGPPGADYGYGSPPPGSYYVDDAPQHFYKWTSPPGVVRGLQGGVLLLCVAIFACVASTLAWDYGYGLGGAYGTGLGGFYGTGYYGSSLGYSYGYGSYYGGVNQRTANGFMIAMAVLCFLAQLGLLVAALSKSGATRSRRFYLAVLVLSAVLAFVMLIASIVYIMGVNPQAQMSSGYYYSPLLAMCSQAYGGTYLNQYIYHYCTVDPQEAVAAVCGFLIAILLCLICFFAQKTRSKIWRYGKANIYWDRAPVVQEGPDVEEWVKNVADGASVQDETATLAYSEKPTSPVAAPPYSYVPPPSAGYYTSGTYSSRGDQPDRALSTSPVQAEEEEKGKDQPSRPSARRGRRRRRNPELDESQYETDYTTAVESGDERDQEQWASLYPPITSDSGRQRYKQEFDTDLKRYKQLCAEMDSINDRLNQLSRRLDSITEDSPQYQDVAEEYNQLKDLKRSPDYQSKKQECKVLRNKLFHIKHMVSAYDKVRG